In the Brachionichthys hirsutus isolate HB-005 chromosome 1, CSIRO-AGI_Bhir_v1, whole genome shotgun sequence genome, GACATCCCGATACAGAGCCGTGGCTTTCTCCATGTCAGGGACAGCTATGGCAACGTGGTTCAGCCTCCCCAGCTTCCAGAGCGACCCGGGAACGCCCTGGTGGAGGTGAGCTGTCGTCGAATGCGACCTCACGAGTGTGAGGCGAGAACATCTGGAAAGACCTGCCACTGGATAAACAAAGGAAAAGCCGTGACTTATTCAATAGAATGTCCCCTCGGGTAGCTTAGAAACTAGAAAACAAACGTATTCCATCATCACATATACCATGTGGGGTTTATCCATCTGGTGTTgcttcccagaatgcattgctcAACTGCTATCAGGAGGTCCAATCGATTTCAGACACTGTTTTGCCGGCGTTTTGAACACTATAATGTTGTccagtgtgattttttttttattaagtgtAATGAAAAtgctatatttttttaaattaatgttgTGCTAGAGAGAACAGatgacaaagacaaaatgaaaaaaataaaacaacccgAACCCTCATAAAAACTGACATGAAAATCCAGTATTTGGAGTTGTCTTCATGCAAAAGTGCATAGATtacggtttgtgtgtgtttttttgtaacGGTTGTACTTATatgggcaataaaaaaaaattaaatataaaaacaatgtcCTAAATTCATTATTAGATATTATttgaaataacataaaaaactaaaaaaaataagttcTTGCCGTGCGATGGCGAATATTAGAATATCATCATTCTGGTGCATTGTTCTGCAACAGCTTGTTGTTTAGATACAGTAAATACAATAGTACACGAATTAGGATAAATAGGTAAAACAAGCCTAACTTTAACCAAAATCTCCGCATCATGAGCTCGACCTGCTAGTTCAAACTCTAATTTTAAAGGTTTGACCATTTAGCTGCACTTTTAAGTTTATTGATCGATACACAGAAAGATAATTTAAAgactaataaaaaaatactacgAAGGCAAATGTTTTTATAAGGCAGTGAAGCCGAGACAGAATCATGTTGTAGAACCGCTTTTAGTCGTTatctttgcatgttttctgaTAAGGCACTCAGTCGCCGCGAAAAGTAACACGTAGTCAAAATGTGACGTCACCTTATATTAAGTTTAGCTTTCTCTTGTATTTTCCTATTGGAATTCACattacagaaagacaaaagttgggtagttaataaaaaaaagcaataaccAACCTGCAACCTTCAGCATGCCGGACGCCATGTTTACATGCCGGAACCAAAGCAGCGTCGGAAGAGTTTCGGGTCGAGCCTGTTTACCTGCGACACCGACGAGCTCACGCGTGAGAGGGGAAACGATGGCTGGCGGAGCTGCGTGGAACGTGTTGGATGAGTGTCTAAAGAAACTCAATTCCAGCACAGCCGAACCAGAAAGGTTTCTGAGGCAAGTGTTTGCTGACGTAACGTTTGCGCTGTAGAGACagttgtttattattatttatattattcttattattgtcTGTGTCGAAGTTTGAAAAGGGAAAAAGGGGTTCAGCTAGCTAACCGCTAGCTTAGGCTAATTAAGCAAACCTTTAACGTTAGATGAGGCTAGAAAGCAGCCACAAACAGCACATCTGGATTATTTAGTAGGATATAGGGAGATATTTGTTATTTACTGAGTTGTTGTGGTAATAACggtatgttttatatatatatataaaggaagAACCTGTTTTCTCTGTTAATAAACACAACAGGCTCATAAATACTCAAATAAATTGGGCTGTATATTTATCTTCTGCGCTACATTAGCATAGTTCTTTTAGTATTAAGTAGTACGCAATAAAAACGCAGTCGAGGAAGCAATTATGTTATTAGGATAAgtttaaaaataacatgaaacGTTTATAAATGTACTGCAGGTCAGAGTGTGAATTCTACTTTTGCTGATTTTTCATAACCATAGGACTGAAGATTGTAAATTGCAGACCCATCCCAAACAATGTGGACAACAaaccatcaaacaaacaaaaaatacttGTGCTTTAAACAATACTCCAGTCCATGCTGATTGTGTCTTTCCATCTTTTCAGTGTTCAGGATGGAGTGGCAGCAGTATTTACCTCCATCGCTAAGAGCCTGTACGACCTCCGCAAGGCCCAAGAGCCCCCCGATACTAAAGGCAGCCCTCTGGCTCAGCTGGTGGTGGAAAACTTTGATGAAGAGCAGATCTGGCAGGAGCTggagctccagaacagtgctgTACTGAAACATTTCGAAAAGGCCACtaaagaagctttttctgacgaGACATTAACGTTGTTAGCAGAGGAagagaatgaggaggaggaggaagaggaagaggaggaggaggaattagAGGCTGATGGTGAAGATAGAGAGAAGCCACCAATAAAATTTCAGAAAATGGCTGAGGATAGAGCAGAGGATTACACAGATGAGGACTCGGATCTAGATTTCGACGTAGATGCTTTAGAGAAGCGAGAGAAACAGAAGACAGACCTGGgaaagaaaagcaccaaagcaaAAGCAATTCCCTCTGAGGTTGATGATCGATTCTTCAAGCTGTCAGAGATGGAGTCGTTTCTGGATGATATGGACAAACGCGAGGGAACGGAGGATGCGAATGAAGATGACGTAAACTATTTCCAGGACCTGCCGTCTGATGGGGATGATGATCTCAGCGTCGATCAGATACTTGCTGCCAAAAAGCGCAACAAAAGCACTGTATGTGTTGTTCCGCTTAACTTCATTTATTGTGTCTTCATGGCGCTGAACAGTGAGCATATGGTGTCTTGTATATTTCAGGGAAAGAGCTCCAGGAATCTCAAATACAAGGACTTCTTTGATGCTTTGGAGAGTGAACGAAGCAGAATCGAAGCAGATGGCCGGTCCCTTGGTGAGGATGACGGGACGGATGAAAGCCAGGAAGAAGGTGCACAAGACACGGCTGAAGATGATTATGTTGGTGAACAAGAGGGCGACGATGAGTAAGTGTGATTTGAATTATGTAATGCATGCGATTCGTGTGGGAGAAGGACATTTGGCTGATGAAAGTTCGGTTCCATCGTTGTTTGAAACCTTTTCcagggatggagagagaagtCGGTCCAAAGCATCTGGCAGGAAAGTGACTTTTAACCTCTCCGGTGATGaggggagcgagggagaggacGTGGACGACATTTTTGGAGGAAAGAGTCTAGACGCAACAAAATCTGAACCAAAATCATCCTTCGAGAAACGACAGGAGAAGGTAAGCGCAATCCCGGTTGAGCTCATTTGATTTGTCAATGTGGCTTAAAGGTGAGTCGTCATAATTCTTGAATTACTGAATCACATTGGAGAATCCGAGAAAGGTTTTGTCAAAATAAGCTACTTAATAAATTCGACATTTGTGGATCGTATCctgacattttacatttctcatcAGATTAATCATTATCTATAAGCCTCTTTATActctaaacaaacacaaactcttcAGAAGAGGCAGGCACTGCGATGAAATTAGGTTTTTAAGATTGGTCGGAGCAAAATGGCTCAACAGCACCGATCAGGAAAATGAGATCTCAGCTCATGTTTAGCCTCGTATCAATATACCTTCATCGTACAGAGATTGGCTACAAAGGTTTTTATCCCTCATCCAAAATCCAACAGGAGGTTTTTGCCATTAAAGGGTATTTCCATAATGGATGGAGATTTGCAGATGCTGAGTCATGCTTACGTAACAAAGGCACTGCAATTTCACGCTGAATCACAAGGACACACCTGATTGCATAATAGTCACATGATATCTGATGCATGGTCGTGAAAGTATAGGATTACAGTCAGGCCCTCCCATAAGGAGGGGTGCAGCGAAGTTCTTAAAATCTCTGGAATGTTCTTGGTTCTCTTTCCGGACCTGACAGAGATGGTAGaagaacctcagcgctgatctCCCTGACctgtttttgtataaatccTATAACTTGATTCCCTGTAATAAACAactctattatttatttattttactgtgaaACTCTTTATTGAATATCCacccatttatttattattattattattgacttGTAGTGATGCAGTTCTACCACCAGAGGGTGGTGGTAAGGCGCCTGCAGGCGTTGCTGCCACTATTAACAAATGAAGGAACGTTATTATCACGAGGTAAACAACACGAATGAGCTAAAACCGTCATGAAACgtggacacaggaagtgacgtaaTACCCGTTCCTGTGGGGGTGCGTAACACAGTAGCCGTGAGAAAGACGACCGCTGACAGGTTTGTGGTTTGCGAGGCGCCCTCCAACTCTGCTTGAGGTTTGAAAACTGTCTGCAGATGTCAAAGAATATTGAGGAGCTGGAGAAAGCAGCGTTGGGCGGGAAGTCCTGGCAGTTGTCCGGAGAGGTGACGGCACGGGCTCGTCCAGAGAACAGCATGCTGGAGGAGCATTTGGAATTTGACCAGACGTCTAGGATGGGTGAGTGACTCCAGCGATCACTTTGTCAGAACGGAGAATTTCCTTCTGTGATCAACTGCAAATCACACGATTTCTTTCCGTGGTCTGTTAGCGCCTGCTACCACAGAAGAAACCACACTGCAGCTTGAAGACATCATCAAACAGAGACTTAAAGACCAGGTCAGTCGCACTGATTCGCCTTTGACGTTGCCTTTTTTTCGTTGCCCGCTTTATAGCGAGTGCCAATGACTCGTCTGTCTTTCTGCAAGGCCTTTGACGATGTTGTCCGGAAGGAGAAACCTAAAGAGGAGGTGTTTGAGTACAAGAAGAGGCTAACGCTGCACCACGAGAAGAGCAAGCAGAGTCTAGCAGAAATCTATGAGCAAGAATACCTCAAGCAGAATCAGGTTCCACTTTGATTTGGTTCTCTGCCGCTCTGACTCATGTACGATCGTGCCGCGTTCATGATGACATTTTGATTTCTAATTTCAGcgaaagacagaggaagagaatcCGGCCCACGTGGAAATTCAAAACCTTATGGACACACTCTTCCTCAAGTTGGACGCTCTCTCCAACTTCCACTTCACACCCAAACCAGTATGtttttggctcttttttttttagcagagcATCGACTCGCCAGAAAATAACCTCCAGGTTTTATGGGTTGAATTTTTCATCTG is a window encoding:
- the mphosph10 gene encoding U3 small nucleolar ribonucleoprotein protein MPP10 translates to MAGGAAWNVLDECLKKLNSSTAEPERFLSVQDGVAAVFTSIAKSLYDLRKAQEPPDTKGSPLAQLVVENFDEEQIWQELELQNSAVLKHFEKATKEAFSDETLTLLAEEENEEEEEEEEEEEELEADGEDREKPPIKFQKMAEDRAEDYTDEDSDLDFDVDALEKREKQKTDLGKKSTKAKAIPSEVDDRFFKLSEMESFLDDMDKREGTEDANEDDVNYFQDLPSDGDDDLSVDQILAAKKRNKSTSSRNLKYKDFFDALESERSRIEADGRSLGEDDGTDESQEEGAQDTAEDDYVGEQEGDDDRSKASGRKVTFNLSGDEGSEGEDVDDIFGGKSLDATKSEPKSSFEKRQEKMSKNIEELEKAALGGKSWQLSGEVTARARPENSMLEEHLEFDQTSRMAPATTEETTLQLEDIIKQRLKDQAFDDVVRKEKPKEEVFEYKKRLTLHHEKSKQSLAEIYEQEYLKQNQRKTEEENPAHVEIQNLMDTLFLKLDALSNFHFTPKPQVPEVKVVSNLPSITMEEVAPVSASDATLLAPEEIKDKNKAGDILGDTEKTATDKKRERRHKKKVKRLKIQEKEKRQKLKEAQTTGQNHKPSKTEVAQNLKKLAKGGKTTILKDEGKDKALRSSQAFFSQLQDQVKSQIKSAKDQASKKKKQKVISVSKLKL